The following are encoded in a window of Primulina eburnea isolate SZY01 chromosome 4, ASM2296580v1, whole genome shotgun sequence genomic DNA:
- the LOC140830729 gene encoding nucleoside hydrolase 3-like isoform X5, giving the protein MIEKISAGPITVFVIGANTNLGIFLMSNPHLKKNIEHIYIMGGGVRSKNPTGCCPKTAESSCQPRQCGDKGNIFSDYNSNPYAEFNMFGDPFAAYQVIHSGIPVTLVPLDATNTIPISLHFFEELEKNQLTYEAQYISKSLKMARDTWLDNQFYNSYFMWDSFLSGVATSIMLNHKNHNGENEFAVMEYMNITVITSNEPYGISDGSNPLFDGNKKPRFGLKRNGVHSGHVQTGLRDPFCIVKNGKGRCKDGYTAEVTGGEGARVLVAIRAKPNSDRTSPLNREFFKSFLDIVNRPQQSGRFNFTTQFLDYKEVLYKPDLKGKQLGKNVIFDMDMSAGDFLALFYLLKMPIEVINLKAILVTPTGWANAATIDVIYDLLHMMGRDDVPIGLGDVFPLNQSDHIFSAVGGCNYNRAIPHGSGGFLDSDTLYGLARDLPRSPRRYTVENSVKFGAPRDTDHPELRQPLALEIWQSVVKSLKSQSKVTILTNGPLTNIANIILSDKTSTSFIEEIFVVGGHINDEKSSIRGNVINIPSNKNAELNMFLDPLAAKTVFDHGHNITLIPLRVQRRVSRFAKILESLRLTKKTPEALFARRLISKLHRLQRTHHRYQHVDTFSGEILGAVILAGDHSVLNATFGVKKVQVLATGVESEDGQITIGKNNGNSVRILKNVDSLAYYNVFANQLGEEKQSAVVGSFEEQRRQWNRAQN; this is encoded by the exons GCCTCGGCAGTGTGGTGATAAAGGAAATATTTTTTCGGATTACAATTCGAACCCTTATGCAGAGTTTAACATGTTTGGAGATCCCTTTGCTGCTTATCAG GTGATTCATTCTGGCATTCCAGTTACTCTTGTTCCTTTAGATGCCACAAACACGATCCCAATCTCACTTCATTTTTTCGAAGAACTTGAGAAGAATCAACTTACTTATGAGGCACAATACATATCCAAGTCATTGAAAATGGCTCGTGATACTTGGTTGGACAACCAGTTTTATAAT AGTTACTTCATGTGGGATTCATTTCTATCCGGTGTCGCCACTTCCATAATGCTCAATCATAAGAACCATAATGGAGAAAATGAGTTTGCTGTCATGGAGTATATGAACATTACCGTGATCACTTCGAACGAGCCATATGGAATATCCGATGGCTCAAATCCATTATTCGATGGCAATAAAAAACCAAGGTTCGGCTTAAAGAGAAACGGTGTTCATAGTGGACATGTCCAGACTGGACTTCGCGATCCATTCTGCATTGTCAAGAATGGAAAAGGCAGATGCAAG GATGGCTATACAGCAGAAGTGACAGGTGGAGAAGGGGCTCGTGTTCTCGTTGCCATACGAGCCAAGCCAAACAGCGATAGAACCAGTCCTTTGAACAGAGAGTTTTTCAAAAGTTTTCTTGAT ATTGTAAACAGGCCTCAACAAAGCGGGCGGTTCAATTTTACGACACAGTTTCTTGACTATAAAGAAGTTTTATACAAACCAGATTTGAAGGGGAAACAGCTTGGGAAGAACGTTATCTTTGACATGGATATGAGTGCAGGAGATTTCTTGGCTCTCTTTTATCTCCTCAAGATGCCTATAGAAGTTATAAATCTTAAG GCAATATTAGTGACACCGACTGGATGGGCAAACGCAGCAACCATAGATGTTATCTATGATTTGCTACACATGATGGGCCGAGATGATGTTCCTATTGGATTGGGCGACGTGTTCCCACTGAATCAATCAGATCATATCTTCTCGGCCGTTGGAGGTTGCAACTACAATAGAGCCATTCCACACGGCAGTGGTGGCTTCCTTGATTCCGACACATTGTATGGCTTGGCTCGTGATTTACCTCGAAGTCCTCGAAG ATACACAGTAGAAAATTCTGTGAAATTCGGAGCTCCTCGAGACACAGATCATCCTGAACTTAGACAGCCACTAGCTCTTGAAATATGGCAATCCGTAGTCAAATCACTGAAATCTCAATCTAAAGTTACCATTCTGACAAACGGGCCTTTGACAAATATTGCTAACATTATTCTTTCAGACAAGACTTCAACCTCTTTTATTGAG GAGATATTCGTAGTGGGAGGACACATAAATGACGAAAAGAGCAGTATCAGAGGAAATGTGATCAACATTCCTTCAAACAAAAATGCGGAACTCAACATGTTTCTTGATCCTTTAGCTGCAAAAACAGTATTTGATCATGGACACAACATCACACTCATCCCGCTTCGAGTTCAACGTAGAGTCAGCCGATTCGCCAAGATTTTAGAGAGTCTTCGGCTTACGAAGAAGACCCCTGAGGCTTTGTTTGCCAGACGTCTGATCTCAAAATTGCATAGGCTGCAAAGAACTCATCATCGTTACCAACATGTG GATACTTTCTCAGGAGAAATTCTCGGGGCAGTAATCTTAGCAGGTGATCATTCAGTTTTAAATGCAACATTTGGAGTAAAGAAAGTTCAAGTACTGGCGACTGGTGTCGAGTCAGAAGACGGACAGATAACTATTGGTAAAAATAATGGGAATTCAGTGAGGATATTAAAAAATGTGGATTCTTTAGCTTATTACAATGTTTTTGCAAACCAACTTGGGGAGGAAAAGCAATCTGCTGTAGTTGGAAGCTTTGAAGAGCAGAGAAGACAATGGAATAGAGCACAAAATTAA
- the LOC140830725 gene encoding SAGA-associated factor 11 isoform X2, translating into MLSPSLVTISVELIKFLMRDLLDSIIIDVASESHRIVRLGLDSKLDLEEEELRLSAEARARASDPSHSGEANGKYVDIFGQTHPPIANEIFDCMNCGRSIMAGRFAPHLEKCMGKGRKARLKATRSTTASQNRHTRGSSLSAQPANTNPNRVPNGSFGIAGDEYSNGTLDEP; encoded by the exons ATGTTGTCTCCTTCTTTAGTAACCATATCAGTGGAACTTATAAAATTTCTGATGAG AGACCTTCTTGATTCCATCATCATTGATGTTGCATCGGAGTCGCACCGTATTGTCAGACTAGGACTTGATAGTAAATTGGACCTAGAGGAAGAAGAACTAAGGTTGTCTGCCGAAGCAAGAGCAAGGGCGTCTGATCCAAGTCATAGCGGCGAAGCCAATGGAAAATATGTTGATATATTTGGGCAAACTCACCCTCCAATTGCAAATGAAATATTCGACTGCATGAACTGTGGGAGGTCTATTATGGCTGGAAGATTTGCGCCACACTTGGAGAAGTGCATGGGCAAG GGTAGGAAGGCTCGTCTCAAGGCAACAAGAAGTACTACAGCTTCACAGAACCGACACACACGAGGAAGCTCTCTTTCCGCTCAGCCAGCAAACACTAATCCCAACCGTGTGCCAAATGGAAGTTTTGGAATTGCCGGGGATGAATACTCAAATGGCACACTGGATGAGCCATGA
- the LOC140830728 gene encoding uncharacterized protein At4g15545-like: MMSKELGGGGGPKLDLPHELLEVLPTDPFEQLDVARKITSIALSTRVSALESEASVLRQDVADKDAIISSLESQIESLDASLNEASGKLAQVQQEKESLMKENVQLSGTVKKLNRDVTKLEAFRKTLMRSLQDEEDNPASAPKAAAKYDSSNQEDDALSLPSRTASTHSQFSDHASNFYSDDTESETVRPRVSQGLLLASQTSGTPRFTPPGSPPSLSSSLSSMSSSKYSSISGLDSGSQTGRTRVDGKEFFRQVRTRLSYEQFGAFLANVKELNSHKQTKEDTLRKADEIFGPDNKDLYLVFEGLITRNIN, translated from the exons ATGATGTCGAAAGAATTGGGAGGCGGAGGCGGCCCGAAGTTGGACCTTCCCCACGAATTGCTGGAGGTTTTGCCCACCGATCCGTTCGAGCAGCTCGATGTCGCGCGGAAGATTACCTCCATTGCTCTGTCCACGCGTGTCAGCGCACTCGAGTCGGAGGCTTCCGTCCTCCGCCAGGATGTGGCTGACAAAGACGCTATCATTTCCAGCCTCGAATCGCAGATTGAGTCACTCGACGCCTCGCTCAACGAGGCGTCAGGCAAGCTCGCTCAAGTTCAGCAGGAAAAG GAGAGCTTGATGAAGGAGAATGTGCAACTTAGCGGCACGGTGAAAAAGCTGAATAGGGATGTTACAAAG TTGGAGGCCTTCAGAAAGACACTCATGCGATCTCTGCAAGATGAAGAAGACAACCCT GCAAGTGCTCCGAAAGCTGCTGCCAAATACGATTCAAGTAATCAAG AGGATGATGCATTATCACTGCCTAGCAGAACAGCTTCAACGCACAGCCAATTCTCAGATCATGCCAGTAACTTCTATTCTGACGACACAGAGTCTGAAA CTGTGAGGCCACGTGTATCACAGGGCTTGCTGCTAGCATCCCAAACTAGCGGCACACCTCGGTTTACGCCTCCTGGTTCCCCTCCAAGTCTATCTTCTTCATTGTCTTCTATGTCATCTAGCAAGTACAGTTCGATATCAGGCTTGGATTCAGGATCACAAACAG GGAGAACCCGTGTAGACGGAAAAGAATTCTTCCGCCAAGTCAG AACTCGGCTATCATACGAGCAGTTTGGGGCTTTTCTAGCCAATGTGAAGGAATTAAATTCCCATAAGCAAACAAAAGAG GATACTTTACGGAAGGCTGATGAAATCTTTGGCCCGGATAACAAAGATCTTTATCTTGTTTTCGAGGGTTTGATCACACGGAATATCAACTGA
- the LOC140830729 gene encoding nucleoside hydrolase 3-like isoform X7, translating into MWDSFLSGVATSIMLNHKNHNGENEFAVMEYMNITVITSNEPYGISDGSNPLFDGNKKPRFGLKRNGVHSGHVQTGLRDPFCIVKNGKGRCKDGYTAEVTGGEGARVLVAIRAKPNSDRTSPLNREFFKSFLDIVNRPQQSGRFNFTTQFLDYKEVLYKPDLKGKQLGKNVIFDMDMSAGDFLALFYLLKMPIEVINLKAILVTPTGWANAATIDVIYDLLHMMGRDDVPIGLGDVFPLNQSDHIFSAVGGCNYNRAIPHGSGGFLDSDTLYGLARDLPRSPRRYTVENSVKFGAPRDTDHPELRQPLALEIWQSVVKSLKSQSKVTILTNGPLTNIANIILSDKTSTSFIEEIFVVGGHINDEKSSIRGNVINIPSNKNAELNMFLDPLAAKTVFDHGHNITLIPLRVQRRVSRFAKILESLRLTKKTPEALFARRLISKLHRLQRTHHRYQHVDTFSGEILGAVILAGDHSVLNATFGVKKVQVLATGVESEDGQITIGKNNGNSVRILKNVDSLAYYNVFANQLGEEKQSAVVGSFEEQRRQWNRAQN; encoded by the exons ATGTGGGATTCATTTCTATCCGGTGTCGCCACTTCCATAATGCTCAATCATAAGAACCATAATGGAGAAAATGAGTTTGCTGTCATGGAGTATATGAACATTACCGTGATCACTTCGAACGAGCCATATGGAATATCCGATGGCTCAAATCCATTATTCGATGGCAATAAAAAACCAAGGTTCGGCTTAAAGAGAAACGGTGTTCATAGTGGACATGTCCAGACTGGACTTCGCGATCCATTCTGCATTGTCAAGAATGGAAAAGGCAGATGCAAG GATGGCTATACAGCAGAAGTGACAGGTGGAGAAGGGGCTCGTGTTCTCGTTGCCATACGAGCCAAGCCAAACAGCGATAGAACCAGTCCTTTGAACAGAGAGTTTTTCAAAAGTTTTCTTGAT ATTGTAAACAGGCCTCAACAAAGCGGGCGGTTCAATTTTACGACACAGTTTCTTGACTATAAAGAAGTTTTATACAAACCAGATTTGAAGGGGAAACAGCTTGGGAAGAACGTTATCTTTGACATGGATATGAGTGCAGGAGATTTCTTGGCTCTCTTTTATCTCCTCAAGATGCCTATAGAAGTTATAAATCTTAAG GCAATATTAGTGACACCGACTGGATGGGCAAACGCAGCAACCATAGATGTTATCTATGATTTGCTACACATGATGGGCCGAGATGATGTTCCTATTGGATTGGGCGACGTGTTCCCACTGAATCAATCAGATCATATCTTCTCGGCCGTTGGAGGTTGCAACTACAATAGAGCCATTCCACACGGCAGTGGTGGCTTCCTTGATTCCGACACATTGTATGGCTTGGCTCGTGATTTACCTCGAAGTCCTCGAAG ATACACAGTAGAAAATTCTGTGAAATTCGGAGCTCCTCGAGACACAGATCATCCTGAACTTAGACAGCCACTAGCTCTTGAAATATGGCAATCCGTAGTCAAATCACTGAAATCTCAATCTAAAGTTACCATTCTGACAAACGGGCCTTTGACAAATATTGCTAACATTATTCTTTCAGACAAGACTTCAACCTCTTTTATTGAG GAGATATTCGTAGTGGGAGGACACATAAATGACGAAAAGAGCAGTATCAGAGGAAATGTGATCAACATTCCTTCAAACAAAAATGCGGAACTCAACATGTTTCTTGATCCTTTAGCTGCAAAAACAGTATTTGATCATGGACACAACATCACACTCATCCCGCTTCGAGTTCAACGTAGAGTCAGCCGATTCGCCAAGATTTTAGAGAGTCTTCGGCTTACGAAGAAGACCCCTGAGGCTTTGTTTGCCAGACGTCTGATCTCAAAATTGCATAGGCTGCAAAGAACTCATCATCGTTACCAACATGTG GATACTTTCTCAGGAGAAATTCTCGGGGCAGTAATCTTAGCAGGTGATCATTCAGTTTTAAATGCAACATTTGGAGTAAAGAAAGTTCAAGTACTGGCGACTGGTGTCGAGTCAGAAGACGGACAGATAACTATTGGTAAAAATAATGGGAATTCAGTGAGGATATTAAAAAATGTGGATTCTTTAGCTTATTACAATGTTTTTGCAAACCAACTTGGGGAGGAAAAGCAATCTGCTGTAGTTGGAAGCTTTGAAGAGCAGAGAAGACAATGGAATAGAGCACAAAATTAA
- the LOC140830730 gene encoding histidine-containing phosphotransfer protein 1-like: MEVDQLQRSFLEYIAALFREGFLDGQFSQLQLLQDESNPDFVVEVVSLFFEDSERLLNDLTKALDQQNVDFIKIDAHVHQLKGSSSSIGAQRVKNACITFRNCCDERNIEGCLRCLQEVKQEYLLAKTKLEALFRLEQQIVAAGGAIPMLGEFS; encoded by the exons ATGGAGGTGGATCAGTTGCAGAGGAGTTTTCTGGAATATATTGCTGCTTTGTTTCGTGAG GGATTCTTGGATGGGCAGTTTAGTCAGTTGCAGCTGCTTCAAGATGAGAGTAATCCTGATTTTGTTGTTGAAGTGGTTTCTCTTTTCTTTGAGGATTCTGAAAGACTTCTCAATGATCTTACCAAAGCTTT AGATCAGCAGAATGTGGACTTCATAAAGATTGATGCTCACGTTCACCAGCTGAAAGGCAGTAGCTCAAG CATTGGGGCACAGCGAGTCAAGAATGCCTGCATTACTTTTCGAAACTGCTGTGATGAACGAAACATTGAAGG GTGTCTGAGATGCTTGCAAGAAGTTAAGCAGGAGTACTTGCTTGCCAAAACCAAGCTTGAAGCTTTATTTCGG TTGGAGCAACAGATTGTTGCCGCTGGTGGAGCAATTCCGATGTTGGGTGAATTCTCTTAA
- the LOC140830726 gene encoding receptor-like cytosolic serine/threonine-protein kinase RBK2 isoform X1, which yields MEIARDPLTSPRFSNYRGSENACNAAAESSEGQFFVIGKKLIFSASSISLSDKELRALTIEDETMEECLVREEVCEEANTVICSVTRTLDSEAETSEKSDSPWKGFIRKLKKGPTMHLHTFHPTLPHLPSIKKLSRRRTRNTQSLPALPPHIEADLYYCFETSWKNFSLSDLQEITDNFNHDNLIGEGGYSEVYKGHLGDDQLVAVKRLIRGTPEEMTADYLSELGILVHVNHPNIATVIGYGVEGGMHLVLPLSPNGSLASLLIDKKDKLGWSVRYNIALGIASGLSYLHEGCQRRIIHRDIKSANILLTEDFEPQISDFGLAKWLPDNWTHLDVSQFEGTFGYLAPELFIHGKVDEKTDVYAFGVLLLELISGRPALDESHNSVVMWAKPLLNKKCIVELVDPSLDGSYESDQMNRMCTVASLCTDQNSIERPQMSQVVRMLKGDDGVTQSKKKFQKRPALKRTCPLELIEEEECNSNKSSSERSLKSDNSLEQENQCLNGGSRDELTKDNSIVIE from the exons ATGGAAATTGCTCGTGACCCTTTAACTTCCCCGAG GTTCTCGAATTACAGGGGAAGTGAGAATGCATGCAATGCTGCTGCGGAGAGTTCTGAAGGACAATTTTTTGTGATAGGAAAGAAACTGATATTTTCTGCTTCATCCATTTCTCTTTCTGATAAAG AATTGAGAGCTCTAACTATTGAGGACGAAACAATGGAAGAATGCTTGGTGAGGGAGGAAGTTTGCGAGGAGGCAAACACGGTAATTTGTTCTGTTACAAGAACTTTAGATTCCGAGGCTGAAACAAGCGAGAAATCCGATTCTCCATGGAAAGGGTTTATTCGGAAACTGAAAAAGGGGCCAACAATGCATTTGCATACTTTTCATCCTACCTTACCTCACCTACCTTCGATCAAGAAACTCTCGAGAAGAAGAACAAGAAATACACAGAGTTTGCCAGCATTGCCCCCTCATATAGAAGCCGACTTGTACTATTGCTTCGAAACTTCATGGAAGAATTTCTCTCTTTCAGACCTCCAAGAAATAACCGATAACTTTAACCATG ATAACTTGATTGGAGAGGGGGGATACTCAGAAGTTTACAAGGGGCATTTGGGAGATGATCAACTAGTAGCCGTTAAGAGGTTGATTCGAGGAACTCCGGAGGAGATGACTGCAGATTATCTATCCGAGCTTGGCATACTAGTACATGTGAACCATCCAAATATTGCCACTGTGATTGGTTATGGAGTTGAAGGAGGGATGcaccttgttcttcctttgtCACCAAATGGGAGTTTGGCATCTTTGCTTATCG ACAAAAAAGATAAATTGGGATGGAGTGTAAGGTACAATATTGCTCTAGGCATTGCTTCCGGTTTATCATATCTGCACGAGGGGTGCCAACGAAGAATTATCCATAGAGATATCAAGTCTGCCAATATTTTACTCACTGAAGATTTTGAACCTCAG ATTTCTGATTTTGGTCTCGCAAAATGGCTTCCTGATAACTGGACTCACCTTGATGTTTCACAGTTTGAAGGAACGTTTGG CTATCTTGCCCCCGAGCTTTTTATTCATGGCAAAGTTGATGAAAAGACCGATGTATATGCCTTTGGAGTACTGTTATTAGAGCTCATTAGTGGCCGGCCAGCTCTAGACGAGTCACACAACAGCGTTGTAATGTGG GCAAAACCTCTGCTAAACAAGAAATGCATTGTCGAGCTTGTTGATCCATCATTAGATGGTTCATATGAATCTGATCAGATGAATCGTATGTGTACGGTTGCATCCCTATGTACAGATCAAAATTCAATTGAAAGGCCTCAAATGAGCCAG GTTGTAAGAATGCTAAAAGGGGATGACGGGGTAACTCAGAGCAAGAAAAAGTTCCAAAAGAGGCCTGCACTCAAGAGGACATGCCCTTTGGAGCTAATTGAGGAGGAAGAATGCAactcaaacaaatcatctagcgAAAGGAGCCTTAAATCTGATAACTCGTTGGAACAAGAAAACCAGTGTCTAAATGGTGGTTCCCGAGACGAACTAACAAAAGACAACTCAATTGTGATTGAGTGA
- the LOC140830726 gene encoding receptor-like cytosolic serine/threonine-protein kinase RBK2 isoform X2 has protein sequence MEIARDPLTSPRGSENACNAAAESSEGQFFVIGKKLIFSASSISLSDKELRALTIEDETMEECLVREEVCEEANTVICSVTRTLDSEAETSEKSDSPWKGFIRKLKKGPTMHLHTFHPTLPHLPSIKKLSRRRTRNTQSLPALPPHIEADLYYCFETSWKNFSLSDLQEITDNFNHDNLIGEGGYSEVYKGHLGDDQLVAVKRLIRGTPEEMTADYLSELGILVHVNHPNIATVIGYGVEGGMHLVLPLSPNGSLASLLIDKKDKLGWSVRYNIALGIASGLSYLHEGCQRRIIHRDIKSANILLTEDFEPQISDFGLAKWLPDNWTHLDVSQFEGTFGYLAPELFIHGKVDEKTDVYAFGVLLLELISGRPALDESHNSVVMWAKPLLNKKCIVELVDPSLDGSYESDQMNRMCTVASLCTDQNSIERPQMSQVVRMLKGDDGVTQSKKKFQKRPALKRTCPLELIEEEECNSNKSSSERSLKSDNSLEQENQCLNGGSRDELTKDNSIVIE, from the exons ATGGAAATTGCTCGTGACCCTTTAACTTCCCCGAG GGGAAGTGAGAATGCATGCAATGCTGCTGCGGAGAGTTCTGAAGGACAATTTTTTGTGATAGGAAAGAAACTGATATTTTCTGCTTCATCCATTTCTCTTTCTGATAAAG AATTGAGAGCTCTAACTATTGAGGACGAAACAATGGAAGAATGCTTGGTGAGGGAGGAAGTTTGCGAGGAGGCAAACACGGTAATTTGTTCTGTTACAAGAACTTTAGATTCCGAGGCTGAAACAAGCGAGAAATCCGATTCTCCATGGAAAGGGTTTATTCGGAAACTGAAAAAGGGGCCAACAATGCATTTGCATACTTTTCATCCTACCTTACCTCACCTACCTTCGATCAAGAAACTCTCGAGAAGAAGAACAAGAAATACACAGAGTTTGCCAGCATTGCCCCCTCATATAGAAGCCGACTTGTACTATTGCTTCGAAACTTCATGGAAGAATTTCTCTCTTTCAGACCTCCAAGAAATAACCGATAACTTTAACCATG ATAACTTGATTGGAGAGGGGGGATACTCAGAAGTTTACAAGGGGCATTTGGGAGATGATCAACTAGTAGCCGTTAAGAGGTTGATTCGAGGAACTCCGGAGGAGATGACTGCAGATTATCTATCCGAGCTTGGCATACTAGTACATGTGAACCATCCAAATATTGCCACTGTGATTGGTTATGGAGTTGAAGGAGGGATGcaccttgttcttcctttgtCACCAAATGGGAGTTTGGCATCTTTGCTTATCG ACAAAAAAGATAAATTGGGATGGAGTGTAAGGTACAATATTGCTCTAGGCATTGCTTCCGGTTTATCATATCTGCACGAGGGGTGCCAACGAAGAATTATCCATAGAGATATCAAGTCTGCCAATATTTTACTCACTGAAGATTTTGAACCTCAG ATTTCTGATTTTGGTCTCGCAAAATGGCTTCCTGATAACTGGACTCACCTTGATGTTTCACAGTTTGAAGGAACGTTTGG CTATCTTGCCCCCGAGCTTTTTATTCATGGCAAAGTTGATGAAAAGACCGATGTATATGCCTTTGGAGTACTGTTATTAGAGCTCATTAGTGGCCGGCCAGCTCTAGACGAGTCACACAACAGCGTTGTAATGTGG GCAAAACCTCTGCTAAACAAGAAATGCATTGTCGAGCTTGTTGATCCATCATTAGATGGTTCATATGAATCTGATCAGATGAATCGTATGTGTACGGTTGCATCCCTATGTACAGATCAAAATTCAATTGAAAGGCCTCAAATGAGCCAG GTTGTAAGAATGCTAAAAGGGGATGACGGGGTAACTCAGAGCAAGAAAAAGTTCCAAAAGAGGCCTGCACTCAAGAGGACATGCCCTTTGGAGCTAATTGAGGAGGAAGAATGCAactcaaacaaatcatctagcgAAAGGAGCCTTAAATCTGATAACTCGTTGGAACAAGAAAACCAGTGTCTAAATGGTGGTTCCCGAGACGAACTAACAAAAGACAACTCAATTGTGATTGAGTGA
- the LOC140830725 gene encoding SAGA-associated factor 11 isoform X3: MMFLLPLRDLLDSIIIDVASESHRIVRLGLDSKLDLEEEELRLSAEARARASDPSHSGEANGKYVDIFGQTHPPIANEIFDCMNCGRSIMAGRFAPHLEKCMGKGRKARLKATRSTTASQNRHTRGSSLSAQPANTNPNRVPNGSFGIAGDEYSNGTLDEP; the protein is encoded by the exons ATGATGTTTCTTCTACCTCTGAG AGACCTTCTTGATTCCATCATCATTGATGTTGCATCGGAGTCGCACCGTATTGTCAGACTAGGACTTGATAGTAAATTGGACCTAGAGGAAGAAGAACTAAGGTTGTCTGCCGAAGCAAGAGCAAGGGCGTCTGATCCAAGTCATAGCGGCGAAGCCAATGGAAAATATGTTGATATATTTGGGCAAACTCACCCTCCAATTGCAAATGAAATATTCGACTGCATGAACTGTGGGAGGTCTATTATGGCTGGAAGATTTGCGCCACACTTGGAGAAGTGCATGGGCAAG GGTAGGAAGGCTCGTCTCAAGGCAACAAGAAGTACTACAGCTTCACAGAACCGACACACACGAGGAAGCTCTCTTTCCGCTCAGCCAGCAAACACTAATCCCAACCGTGTGCCAAATGGAAGTTTTGGAATTGCCGGGGATGAATACTCAAATGGCACACTGGATGAGCCATGA
- the LOC140830725 gene encoding SAGA-associated factor 11 isoform X1 codes for MSMLKENDVSSTSELCSDLFRDLLDSIIIDVASESHRIVRLGLDSKLDLEEEELRLSAEARARASDPSHSGEANGKYVDIFGQTHPPIANEIFDCMNCGRSIMAGRFAPHLEKCMGKGRKARLKATRSTTASQNRHTRGSSLSAQPANTNPNRVPNGSFGIAGDEYSNGTLDEP; via the exons ATGTCAATGCTGAAAGAGAATGATGTTTCTTCTACCTCTGAG TTGTGCTCTGACCTTTTCAGAGACCTTCTTGATTCCATCATCATTGATGTTGCATCGGAGTCGCACCGTATTGTCAGACTAGGACTTGATAGTAAATTGGACCTAGAGGAAGAAGAACTAAGGTTGTCTGCCGAAGCAAGAGCAAGGGCGTCTGATCCAAGTCATAGCGGCGAAGCCAATGGAAAATATGTTGATATATTTGGGCAAACTCACCCTCCAATTGCAAATGAAATATTCGACTGCATGAACTGTGGGAGGTCTATTATGGCTGGAAGATTTGCGCCACACTTGGAGAAGTGCATGGGCAAG GGTAGGAAGGCTCGTCTCAAGGCAACAAGAAGTACTACAGCTTCACAGAACCGACACACACGAGGAAGCTCTCTTTCCGCTCAGCCAGCAAACACTAATCCCAACCGTGTGCCAAATGGAAGTTTTGGAATTGCCGGGGATGAATACTCAAATGGCACACTGGATGAGCCATGA